A genome region from Lathyrus oleraceus cultivar Zhongwan6 unplaced genomic scaffold, CAAS_Psat_ZW6_1.0 chrUn0155, whole genome shotgun sequence includes the following:
- the LOC127112553 gene encoding lignin-forming anionic peroxidase → MAYRIVVTILVLLATICDAQLSSTFYDTTCPDALTTIRTAIRTAVSKERRMAASLIRLHFHDCFVQGCDASILLDDSTTIESEKTALPNLNSARGFQVIDNAKSQVEKVCPGVVSCADIVAVAARDASFAVGGPSWTVKLGRRDSTTASKSLANTDLPFFTDDLQTLISKFTIKGLTAKDMVALSGAHTIGQAQCFTFRDRIYNNASDIDAGFATTRQRGCPSSSSTSNNQKLAALDLVTPNSFDNNYFKNLIQKKGLLQSDQVLFSGGSTDSIVSQYSQNPTAFKSDFAASMINMGDIQPLTGSAGIIRRICSAAN, encoded by the exons ATGGCTTATAGAATTGTTGTTACAATATTGGTGCTGCTAGCCACAATATGTGATGCACAGTTGTCTTCTACATTTTACGACACTACATGCCCCGATGCACTAACCACCATTAGAACTGCCATTCGTACAGCTGTCTCTAAAGAGCGTCGCATGGCTGCATCTCTCATTCGCCTTCATTTTCATGACTGCTTTGTGCAGGGCTGTGATGCATCCATTTTGCTAGATGACAGTACCACAATCGAGAGCGAAAAGACTGCACTTCCAAATCTTAACTCAGCAAGAGGATTTCAAGTCATTGATAATGCAAAATCACAGGTAGAGAAAGTATGTCCCGGAGTTGTGTCTTGTGCAGACATAGTAGCTGTAGCCGCACGTGATGCATCATTCGCT GTAGGTGGTCCATCATGGACAGTGAAACTTGGAAGAAGAGATTCTACTACGGCAAGCAAAAGTTTGGCCAATACGGACCTTCCATTCTTTACCGACGATCTTCAAACTCTTATATCTAAATTTACTATTAAAGGTCTCACTGCCAAAGACATGGTTGCTCTATCTG GTGCCCACACAATCGGACAAGCTCAATGCTTTACATTTCGTGATAGGATATACAACAATGCAAGTGACATAGATGCTGGATTCGCTACCACTCGCCAACGTGGTTGTCCATCTTCCAGTTCCACTTCAAACAATCAGAAGTTGGCAGCACTCGACTTGGTCACACCAAATTCTTTTGACAACAACTACTTTAAGAATTTAATTCAAAAGAAGGGTCTTCTACAATCAGACCAAGTTCTTTTCAGCGGTGGATCTACGGATTCTATCGTTTCTCAATACAGCCAAAATCCTACCGCTTTTAAATCTGATTTTGCAGCTTCTATGATAAACATGGGAGATATTCAACCATTAACAGGATCCGCCGGAATCATTAGACGTATCTGCAGTGCTGCCAACTAA